In Armatimonadota bacterium, a single genomic region encodes these proteins:
- the coxB gene encoding cytochrome c oxidase subunit II: MNWNLFNYPMNPPSASNFAAEHDALFYAIVGQALFFGLLTFALILWFAVKFKKGSKADRSSPQYENARMEFWWVLIPTLLGLATFFWSTKLFVDMRTPPKNAKEIFVVGKQWMWHVQHPDGVRENNTLHVPVDTDIKITMISQDVIHAFYIPAFRVQFMTVPGRYTQMWFRPTRVGKYHLFCNMYCGTQHSEMGGSVIVMSKRDYADWLAQHGQVRENLTAAQTGEKLFNKIGCGNCHGAQDLIPRGPSLRGLFGTTRETGDGRRWVADESYIRESIMRPAEKVTKGYGVTMPSYDKTFSEEDIMNLIAYIKAGAGQSIPTSTIAAAMPGIEVRDATGKAGLNSNEMQFKSERADATPTRRGKAPAVGALAVEKGDQQ; encoded by the coding sequence ATGAACTGGAATCTGTTTAACTATCCGATGAATCCGCCATCCGCGTCTAACTTCGCGGCGGAACACGATGCGCTCTTCTACGCCATCGTAGGTCAGGCGCTGTTCTTTGGGTTGCTTACCTTTGCACTCATCCTCTGGTTCGCGGTCAAATTCAAAAAAGGATCCAAGGCCGACCGATCCAGCCCGCAGTACGAAAACGCGAGGATGGAGTTCTGGTGGGTTCTGATTCCGACCCTTCTGGGACTTGCAACATTCTTCTGGAGCACCAAACTGTTCGTCGACATGCGGACCCCGCCGAAGAATGCCAAGGAAATCTTCGTTGTAGGCAAGCAGTGGATGTGGCACGTCCAACATCCAGACGGTGTCCGAGAGAACAACACCCTCCACGTCCCCGTAGACACCGACATCAAGATCACGATGATCTCGCAAGACGTCATCCACGCCTTCTACATCCCCGCCTTCCGGGTTCAGTTTATGACCGTCCCTGGCCGATACACGCAGATGTGGTTCCGACCAACTCGAGTCGGCAAGTACCACCTGTTCTGCAACATGTATTGCGGAACCCAGCACTCCGAGATGGGTGGTTCCGTGATCGTCATGTCGAAGCGCGACTACGCCGACTGGCTTGCTCAGCATGGTCAGGTCCGAGAAAATCTGACGGCGGCTCAGACTGGCGAGAAGCTGTTTAACAAAATCGGATGCGGCAACTGCCACGGAGCCCAAGACCTTATCCCGCGAGGTCCAAGCCTTCGAGGTCTGTTCGGTACGACTCGCGAAACCGGCGATGGCCGCCGATGGGTCGCCGATGAGTCCTACATCCGAGAATCAATCATGCGACCTGCCGAAAAGGTAACGAAAGGCTATGGCGTCACCATGCCGTCTTACGACAAGACGTTTTCAGAAGAAGACATCATGAACCTCATCGCCTACATCAAGGCAGGTGCTGGGCAAAGCATCCCAACAAGCACAATCGCTGCCGCAATGCCTGGCATCGAAGTGCGAGATGCGACCGGAAAGGCCGGACTCAATAGTAACGAAATGCAATTCAAGTCAGAACGAGCAGACGCAACCCCAACCCGACGAGGCAAAGCTCCGGCGGTCGGGGCATTGGCCGTCGAAAAAGGAGATCAACAATGA
- a CDS encoding cbb3-type cytochrome c oxidase subunit I, translating into MEHFHTNPELNYLTNGHSLRSWLLTEDHKRIAMLYLMSVTFFFFIGGLAAAGVRYELMSPAGNMMESETYNKLFTAHGTVMVFLFLLVAIPAVLGNFLLPLMIGARDLAFPRLNLLSWYLYMAAGTCITLAMLGGGADTGWTFYTPYSSMYSNSNVSLTLLGVFLGGFSSITTGMNFVVTTHKMRAPGMTWFRLPLFVWGHYATGVIMLLGTPVVAITLLCVIFERTFQLPIYSPELGGDPVLFQHMFWFYSHPAVYIMILPAFGVISEIMTAFSRKRVFGYHMIAFSSLAIAFLGFLVWGHHMFVSSQSMYQSVIFSLITFLLAVPSAIKVWNWTATMYKGNVVLSGPMIYGIGFQGLFLVGGLTGPFLASYGNDVHLSATYFVVAHFHYVMVGGSIMGFLAGLHFWWPKMTGRLYNDTIAKWNAMLVFVGFNLTFFPQFIVGWMGMPRRYHYYYFAPEFTPYHILSTMGSSILGIGFAVPAFYLIHSLFKGEKAGDNPWNAHGLEWNTSSPPPTENFRYKVIVTDDVYDYDPVAEHENDMLAAGGKA; encoded by the coding sequence ATGGAGCATTTCCACACCAATCCCGAACTGAACTACCTCACAAACGGGCATTCGCTCCGTTCGTGGCTTCTGACCGAAGACCATAAGCGCATCGCGATGCTCTACTTAATGTCGGTCACCTTCTTCTTCTTCATCGGTGGTCTCGCCGCCGCCGGAGTTCGATATGAGCTCATGTCGCCTGCTGGCAACATGATGGAATCGGAAACGTACAACAAGCTCTTCACCGCCCATGGCACGGTCATGGTCTTTCTCTTCCTGCTCGTCGCGATTCCCGCCGTACTGGGTAACTTCCTATTGCCGTTGATGATTGGGGCCAGGGACCTTGCGTTCCCCAGGTTAAACCTCCTCAGTTGGTACCTGTACATGGCTGCCGGAACTTGTATCACGCTTGCGATGCTCGGCGGTGGCGCTGATACGGGTTGGACGTTCTACACCCCTTACTCCAGCATGTACTCTAACAGTAACGTCTCGCTGACGCTACTCGGAGTCTTCTTAGGTGGATTCAGTTCGATCACGACGGGTATGAACTTTGTCGTCACGACACACAAGATGCGCGCACCAGGAATGACCTGGTTCCGACTTCCGCTCTTCGTTTGGGGCCACTACGCCACTGGCGTCATCATGCTCCTCGGAACTCCGGTCGTTGCCATCACGCTCCTCTGCGTCATCTTCGAGCGAACCTTCCAACTTCCAATCTATAGCCCCGAACTTGGTGGAGACCCCGTTCTCTTCCAGCACATGTTCTGGTTCTACAGCCACCCAGCTGTCTACATCATGATCCTCCCGGCGTTCGGCGTCATCAGCGAGATCATGACGGCGTTCAGCCGCAAGCGAGTCTTTGGCTATCACATGATCGCCTTCAGCTCCCTTGCCATCGCCTTCCTTGGCTTCCTCGTCTGGGGCCACCACATGTTCGTCAGTAGTCAGTCGATGTACCAATCGGTCATTTTCTCGCTCATCACGTTCCTTCTCGCGGTTCCATCCGCGATCAAGGTCTGGAACTGGACGGCAACCATGTACAAAGGCAACGTCGTTCTCTCTGGCCCAATGATCTACGGAATCGGCTTCCAAGGCCTCTTCCTTGTCGGAGGTCTCACCGGACCGTTCCTCGCCAGCTACGGAAACGACGTTCACCTTTCGGCGACCTACTTCGTCGTTGCTCACTTCCACTACGTCATGGTCGGAGGCTCTATCATGGGCTTCCTCGCCGGTCTACACTTCTGGTGGCCAAAGATGACGGGTCGGCTGTACAACGATACAATCGCAAAGTGGAACGCAATGCTCGTCTTCGTCGGCTTCAACCTCACCTTCTTCCCGCAGTTCATCGTGGGTTGGATGGGAATGCCGCGACGCTACCATTACTACTACTTCGCACCGGAGTTCACGCCCTATCACATCCTTTCCACAATGGGTTCATCCATCCTCGGAATCGGATTCGCTGTCCCTGCGTTCTATCTCATCCACTCACTCTTCAAAGGTGAAAAGGCCGGAGACAACCCATGGAACGCCCACGGCCTCGAATGGAACACGAGTTCACCCCCTCCGACCGAGAACTTCCGGTACAAGGTCATCGTCACTGATGATGTCTACGACTACGACCCCGTTGCTGAGCACGAGAACGACATGCTAGCGG